One Xiphophorus maculatus strain JP 163 A chromosome 15, X_maculatus-5.0-male, whole genome shotgun sequence genomic window, TCACTCAGaacacaaagcatagaattagactgaacagAGATACCCTTTTCACTGATacccgatacagatattaatatcggatcggtCCATCTCTAATCTCAACATGCTGTAAagacgtttgtttttttttactgttttcccattattttattgtctttccAACATCTGCTTTTTGAAGGGGCGTCCCATTTCTCAGCCGAATATTTCAACTACTCTGACATTTGAAATGGCTTTcaggcaggaaaaaaataaacaaataaacgtataaaaaactaaaaataccgACAAGCAAGCCCGGCTGACACCCAAACAATTTGTTTAAAGAAGCTGGAATGAGCTTCAGGATGTGGGTGTGTGAGGTTTTGTCTGAGTGAAAAGTTGTTCCTACCACTTTCTGGGAATAGCCGACGAGCTGCACTTTGCTGAGCGCCGAGTTGACCTCCTGCATGCTGTAGCACCGTTTCCACGTCCACACGTCCACCGCGTCCTTCAGCGGCCCAGGAAGCATCCTGATGTGGAAGAGCGTCGTTTACTTACATCAACCGATGGTCTATTAAAAGGTTTCACAACcccaaagtgttttttttttttttttgttgaaagacaaaaaataagaaaggaaGACCTGGAGCTGGAAAGTCATTTTCAAGCAGAACACTCTGcacaagactccactgctgaagaaaaatcaTGCTGAAGCTCATTTCAAGTTAAAATACTAACAGagcatggtaaaaaaaaaaaaacagcaacaacaaagtTTAGAGGTGggagcatcatgatgtggggcTATTTGTCAACATATGGTTTCAGCAGACTTCATATAACTGAGGgaaggacaaaagaaaaactgaaccaagattgttttaaaattatttttcaaaatcagtaaATAACCAGGGAAACTgaactggtttttaaaaaaaataaagtaaaactccAAGTCAGTGATGGAATCCTATGAACCAAAGATTACAGAGCACCAAAGAGGCTACAAGAAattgaatatgttttttgtttgtttttttaaagtctttgtgtgtttattatttGAGTCGCTGGGGGATTTATTTCTGCTTGACAAAAACAGGCCATGGAAAATTAGGAAAAGCCTCGAGAAGCATAGAAAAATTTATTCTACAAAACTAGttccctttgaactttttctacTTCTTTTGCGTTTCGTTTCCAGACCTCTGAATTTCCTTGTTCTTCCAGCAGGTGGCAGACTGAGCTTTGGGAACCCTCTCCATGAAGTTCACCAGTTCCTCCATTAGTAACCTGCAGGGAAACAAGGGTTCTTACTCGTCAATAACTTCATCGGtatattaaaactattttacatGTAAGACGAAGGAGCAAGCTCAGAATTGACGGAGAGATTTgtaactaaaatcaaaagcaacaagctacaaaaaaaataaaaaattctctaTTTCTTGAATTGTTCTCTTTTGTCATTaacaaatgaagtaaaaacagCAAACGATGTTCCATCCATTTTAGCGCCCTCCGTACTCGCCTTCCTATCTGCAGGGTGGGCTCTGTGGCGTACACCGTCCCTGTGAATCCGGTGTGTTCGGTGATGTAGGGCAAGGCCATCATACAGTGGTAGTTGGAGATAAGGATGACGTCGATGGTGGAGAGATCCAGCAGTTCTCTCTGTGGGAGAGAAATCAACAAGAATTAGATCAAGATGAAGAGCAAAATTTGCTTTTCAGGTGTTTACAGTGATGTGTAGAACACAGATGATGCAGCAGTGTACAGTGCATATTGCCTAGGTTAAACCCTACCCACGTTTTCTTCTAATAACAATCATCTTGGCTGGATTATTTACCTCAGGGAGACAGAACTCAGGCTGGGAGTCCACAAACACTCTGCCGGCGCATTCTTTCAGCTCCTGGGAGGATGAAGAGgacttttatttaatctgtacCTTAAAACTATTCATGTAAAACgtttttttcaactgaatttacAACCTTTCACTGTACGATACACTAATTCAATCCCTCAATCCTGTAACTCCTCTTACCTTTTCCAGGTTTATGCTCCCATCCTTTGAGATCCAGCCAGGAAGCTTGGAGAGCCTCGGACTGattatatacaaaataaaataaaatgtaaaaaagtatttaatcaaTACATCCCAGtcatatcactttttttttcttacctgtGCACCAGAGGGAGAGGCAGGAAGTTGAGGACAGATGTGGTGTCCAGTCCACAGTCCAGCATTATGGTGGTGGATTTGAATTTGAGAACATTGCAAGGCAGCGTTGGGTGACCGGACAAACAGTACTGCAAAGAGGAAAAGGGGACCAGGAGGCTTTCATTGTAAAATATAACAGGGTGATGTCAACACAACCCCAGAAAAGATGCAACAAACTGTTGctttttaagtgttttgaaCAGAAACCAGCTTTCTTTGTCGGTGCAAGGATATGAAATATCAATTATAGGACTATTACACGAACTACTTCCAGTCTTCACTATATCAAACAGCATGGGAGGCTCAATGAAAGTACACTCATTAGCCTTGTTGTTAGCTGCTCGGCTAACCACAGTGAATGGATTAGCTTCTAATGCTACTTTCTAAAGCTCTCTAGACCTCTTCTCAAGCCGCTACGGCGTtgtgtattattttaatatttgtgttatttactCACCAGCTTCATTTTAAGAGAAGTTAGGACTGAAAAATGCTATATTTTAGCCTTCGTAGCTAACCTGCTAATATTTTGTGTTACATTGTTCAGTCTCCGCTCGTGATGTATGCTCTCTGCCGCCCCCTACAGAAACGGAGTATAATTCCACCAGACGAGCCAGCTCTTTAACAGGATATTATTGGTTTTCCTGCCACCGTGGATAACCGAATAAAACCgaagattaatttaattaaattcaatatttatcTAAGCAATGTCCCATGGCTACATGCCCTCTCTCCCATCGTTTTTACTAAGAACGGAAAACGACATTCACAGAAGTCTTGTCACAGTAACAGTGGGATGAAGGTCTATGCTTAGTCTTATAACACAACTTCCctgactttttttattgtttgggaACTGATGTCGAATCCGTAGCAATCAGCCGGCGCGATTCCTGACTGGATGTACGGGTGAGCGGCGCCAGACAGCTTTTTCTCCTAAATGGACGGCTATGCGTTTGCCGGGTGACACAGTCCTATGAGTTTTACGTTAATATGACATACATGGTTGAAGTGAGTGTCCACTAACGACCCTGAAAGGCACATATAGACGGTCAGCAGAGACATAGCCCCACCCCGCTAGTCTCGCTGGCTTGTAAATGATGCGGAGCCAGTGTAAAGCCTCTACCGTCCCGCCCCCATTCAGCTCCCAGTTTGGCTCGCAGCAGCAGACCGTCAAACTCGAACAGGTTTAGCTGCCGCCGAGTGACTCATACAGGTGCGCTGCTGCTAACAAATGCCTGTGACCGCACAATAATGATGCACAGCTGATGTGGCAACAGCCGGGGACAACCAGATTTCCGGAGCTGCCGCAGGCCTTCTTGTTGTTTTGTCGCTTTCTAGCCATGATTTTGGTGTCAGCCGCTTAGCGCGCGGCTTCACTCAGCGTTTTAAAACGACAAAAGGTCGATGTATTTTAATGGAGAGTTTGTGCAGATAGCGGTGAAGACAATTTACAACTGGGCAAAGACAGGTAAGCACTACTTTAATCCTACAGCGCGAGCTTTGTGCTCACGACTGAACACCTTCATTGATGTTGTGACATAAAGTTTTGCGAAATAGTCAACAGCTTCTGACACCGGAGTTGCTACTACGCTATTAACAAAGTCAAGGGACAAATACAGGAACGTCGAGACCAAAGGTTAAAGTCTGTCAATGCTGTTTAAAACCCTCGTTTCCAGAACCAGTCAGTCTTTACTTAAACTGCCAGGTCGCGGTGTCACCATGTCCACGGTGCAACATCATCGCTGTCATTTAATTCggaactttaaaagaaaaagaaaaaaaaatcactttaacaCGTCATTCTTCTGATGTGGAATGATagaacaaacatgttaaatgatttaaaataatgttgtgTCGTTATTAAATGATATACCCGTCTTCAACGTCTCTCGTGGCTTTTTAACCAGTCAGATGGAGATTTAAAGAGTAGCGGcgaaaagcaaaggaggtggatgAAAACAATTAATAGTACGTACGTTTTCTGGCATGATGGTTAGACGTCAAGATGGTGTGCCTTGTTCGACTTATTATTCAGTGAGAAGACAGTGCCACTCAGAAAATGTCAGGGGGATTTGCTTTATAACCTCAATCACACAAAATCAGagtagcaaaaataaacatatattaaTAGCTCCATTTATTAAATAGCTAATGATTCATTTGGATAACATGATCAGCCATTTTAACCTTAACATGTCAAagaatgtctttgtttttttttcccccaaaaaaatcCCACGAAAATCACATGTGagatggatatatatatataaaatttgttgtgaaataccaagaaaaataatagtacaaaacaaaatcgaagttatatatatatatatatatatatatgtatatatatatatatatatatatatatacccttacaaaaaaaaatcacatgaaaaTCACGTGACCACATGTGATTCACATGGggaaatgtgtaaatgtgtggATGTAGGAGCGTCTTCATATGGTGAAGAACATCTTCACGCTATGAAGATTTTCTTGAACATCTTGTGCCGAACATTTGGTGTTCAACGCGGGATGTTCTTCATCTTTAGTTCAGCGTGGGGTGAGAAGGATAGGATGTTCTTCGGCTTATGTTGAAGATGTTCAACATAAGAACATCTTATAAGTTCAACACCTCATGTTGAGCAGACGATGCTCTTCATCTTGTGTTGAGGATGCTGAGCATAAGAACTTCTTCATGAGATGGACATCATCTCATGAAGAAGTTCTTCATCTTATGTTCAACACCTTATGTTGAGCAGGAAATGTTCTTGTGTTGAACATCTCATATAATTATGAGATTATGATGTTAAATTGTCCATAAAATCAAGCTACGTTATGTTTTGTTGTTACAAGATGTAATTTTGTAATTCActtcctaaaaaaaatctaaaggaaTAAACCGTTGACTAAAAGTTCCAAATTgctgacttttttccccctttcagTCTAATTAATTCAGAAGTAATAACTTCACATATCcataattacaataaaaaacctTTACTGTGTAAAAGAACACTGCTACAACACTTGGTTTGtagtaaaaagaataaagtgtCTTAATactgttgtttgtctttttgtattGTGTAACCAAAATacatgataaaaaaatgaattaaatcgAGTTGAATTGATAAATATCAGATTGTTTCATtatgaaaaatagattttggatctaaaattcaattaatctgctttattttggtGCTTTAATTAGGGCAGTTCATTTTTGACCAATAGGACAAGGGGAGTAAACAGAATGTTAGGATCGCACGagggttaaattaaaaaaataaaataaataaacaatgcttagcctggcaGGGAACAATTGAAGCcaggtggcccgccaggcttatactGGGGGGAAAACCCTGAATTTTATCCGGTCCAAAACCAGTTTCAATAATTTTCTCCAATTTTAACCACCAAGCTGTTGACTTAGGGTGAAGTTAAAAGAGTTTATTGGTAGTTTGATCTTCGTCTCGTCTTGCAAGTTATCGTCTAACCACATCTGTATCGTGGTCTTTCACCAGAACAGTGGAGGTACACGCTAGGCTTCTTTGCCATGGGGAGCTCCTGCAGTAATCACCTGGGGATCCCTCCTCCGAAGGGCCCCAACCACGTGGGCTGCACCGACTTCATGATGGACCACACTGCACAGGTGACAGACGGCAACAAAACCCACTCCATGTCCGCACACACAGGGCCAGCTGTGTGTGCGTTTGAGTGGGCGTTGGATTTAAATAGGCAAAAAACGGTTCTCTGATATTCCTCCAACAGATTCAGGGCCAGCCAAAGGCATATGCAAACTAAGCGGCCATTTCAGAGTGGTTAGACTGTGGAATACTTAGTTTATtaagttaaagtttaaaaagaaaatgttatttttcacttttctgcatgATCCAATCttctcaaaaggaaaaaaaaataagcataaatTAGTACAAatccattcaataaattagaatattattgtaAAGTCAGTTTATTTCAGGATCTTTATTACAAAGTGAAACAcgttatatagattaattacacagatGAATGTTTGGAAAccttcatttctgttaattataatgattttctgcTTGGCTAgtgaaacatgacatttaaagtttgaatattacatcagactaatggaaaaaaaattaatacagaAACGTACCCTTTAGTAAAATGTTTAGTACCTGCTTAAAAGTTGTCAATTTCTAAAATGGAACTCTTCATCTGACAAGTCAgcttaatttattgaaaataattgtGATAATGGATCATTCAGATGTATAAAGTGAGCATTTTTGAAGACGGATGAAATAAAAGGAATATTACCAGAGCTGTACGGAATGATGTCAGCTTCAACGAGGGTCATTTTTGCCACCAAAacagatatatagatatattaaaatcaaaaagtgCAGTTGCTGTAGGTAAACTGCCTTTATTTCCTCCCTCACCGTCACTGACTCTGCTGCGTCAATGCATCCAGGCTACCTGTTGCACATTtgaatactgttttttttttttttttttttttagaatgagTCAAATCAAAAGAATTTCCGCTCAGGGCCCCAAAACGTCACTGGACTGGCCCTGCTCTCACATACCTCAGCAAACACACAATTATTGTCTCCTGTAATGTTTTACAGGAGGAAAtggaatgtttttgttgtccCGCTGATATAAAGtgaggcgtgtgtgtgtgtgttaacagGGCAGCTTCTTCCGGCTTTACTATCCCTGCCAGGAGACGGAGAAAGCCGAGAAGCCCGACTGGGTCCCGAACATGGAGTATTTTTACGGCCTGGCCGACTTCATGAAAATCAACCGAACTTGGAGCGAAAAGATTTTCGAATACCTCTTTGGTGAATACCTGCAGTCACACACATCCTCCAGATGTGCATCATGCTTCCTTTTCTTACTATTAGTTTGGTTTTTAATCGTCACGCTtaattttattatcaaaaaTGGCCAGATTAAATCCAAATTTGTATCTAATTTTGCTTATTGCAAGTAAAAAACTTGCTTGGCTcccatgtgaaaaagtaattgcctcCCTTTTTAAATTACAGTGCAACTCTTATTCACAACGTCTCTTACAATTTAACAAACCAACGCTCGGATCTGTACATAGAGTCACTTTAATTAGAATCTGTCTGACAAGAAGTAGTAGTCTAAAAACCATCACAACAATCagtttttcagatttcattagAAATCTGACACCAAATTTCTGCTGAAATCTGAAGCATCAGCGTTTCAGAAAGGCCTAGTTTAAGGATTGATGGTTTGCGGTGAGGAGGCAGCTGATCGAAACCAGATCAGAGGGGAATCTGAAAGCAGAAGTGAGTTAAAATTCACACTTCagcttcatttcatttcagttggGATTAGCTCAGCTATAAACTTTCTTCTACTTGGATCTGTAATTTCAGATGTGTTAACGAGCAGAATTAGTGGGACGTTAACGGAGGGTTTGGTTCTATTCTGATTCTTAATTCCACACTATTGTCGTCTGGTTTAAATATTCCAGGCTCCTATAAGATCCCTGCCTACATGGATGCTCCGTTTAAATCCAGTGAGAAGTGTCCCGTGGTTATCTTCTCCCATGGCCTTGGTGCCTTCAGGTACACACCGGgtgtaggttttttttcccattatgGCTGGAGCTGCTGTTAACTGaacatttgtctgttttgttccAGGACTTTGTATTCAGCTATATGTGTAGAGCTGGCCTCTCAGGGCTTCATCGTGGCGTCAGTGGAACACAGGTAACTCACCATGCTGAGCATAAAGTTGGCTAATGAATTTAGTCAAAGTGAACTCTACCTGAACAGACCTGACTGCGGATATGGATCAGTTGAACCAAGGTTTGAAGAAGCCTCGGTTTCACTCAGATGCTGGGGGAAGGTGTTAGATCAATATGAGTTGACGTCGCTGCGCGCTGCCTTTCAAGCTGGCTGCTACACCTTTCGCtttcttaagaaaataaaaagctaatttagctgtttagaaatatttccagttgTGAAAAATTCCAGACAAGTGCCACCCATGTGTGAAAACTACAGTTTCCAAACAAGCAGGAAGTCTCGCTAACCAGCTAATGTTAGCTTGacacgctaacattagcgtgCTAGTTCTGTTAGCATCTATAGACAACCTGGATATGGCGTCCATCTCCGGCGGTCGTTGGGTGAAAGACGGGGTCCAACTTGGACCATCGTGGGCCAACACATAGACACAGGACAAagaaccatacacacacacacgcacacacacacacacaaacacaaaactaaagttACTTCAACTAATCAACATAAAAACGATTACTAAATGTAgtacttctttgtttttgcctaactttttacatattaaaataagaaatgctaTGGATAACATTAGAATTGTAGTACCgtaattaatatattattttagcagTGGCTCCTCCAAAAAGGGGGCAAAGGAAGCCAAAGCCCTGTCTTGATGAATGTTGATCAATcaagacataaatgtaaaacccaattaatacatttttaaatatatatatatatatatatatatatatatatataaacatgaaATAGTCATTCCACTGTTGCTAACTGACATATAGCTGACTTTGTTACTATATTAGTGACTTTTTggggtggaaaaataaataaaggtcaGGCTTTTTTAAGATGGGTGACCGGCCAGAAAACTACAGTCGAAGTGCTAGTATAGGACACTGTCAAAAGCAATTCcacctctgattggttgaaggggggaaaaacaaaaggcaTCTCCATGTTCAAAAACCCATAAATgtggctaaattaaaaataattctgcaaagGCAACTATGGCAAAATTCCTTCACTGATGAAGCCTCATAAACGCAACATGCTTTTTGCACTCACTGAGTTTTCGTGTTATGGTATTTAACTGGTTTgatctgaaacttttaaaaggAGACAATTCGTTTGTCGCAgcacgcttttttttttccatttttaattgacattttttgttgctaCCCAGTAAAAAATACCCAAAGCCTATCACCCTTCACGACACGGAGCCCAGAAATACAAACCTAGATTCTGTCATTTTGAAGAAATTCTGTCTGACAAACGCAGCAGAGAGGGCCGGCCCTCCTCTGCTGTTTGTCCGTGGAGTCGGAGTGGAAAGGGTGCGCAGACAATGGTCCGGCCCAGctcatcacattttcttttcagtatAGAGACAAGTATGGAGGAGAGCATAATGGCCTCGGCTGCGGCCTCGGCTGCGGGTTGAAGGCAGGAGCCGCGGAGCCGACACGTGGCCTGTCGTCAGCGGACTCGCTTTGTCACAAGTCTGCGGCTCGGGTGTTTCAGCCGGCGGCCGCCTCGCTCCGCCTCGGATTGCGACAGAAAACCCCGAGACGGAGAAGAGAAAGAGACGAGTCTGAACACGAGGGCCAAGCCTCGCGCAGATATGTGCAGATCTCAAGATAGATTTGCTTTTTAATTCACCTCAAAACAGGATGTTTCAGTAGACGGACCTGAAACCGAGACTTGCTTTTTTTCTAGTCCCATAAAGGAAGTTTATATATCTGCTTCTGCTGAATGTCACAATCTCATAAAACCCTCTTTTTCTCAGACTTGTTAGAATTAAATACAGTTACAGTTTGCCGTACTAagaaatttaacacaaacaataaaaccaaacatgtaattaatcccagagggaaattaaatgtaactcatatcatccaagtgttttttcaaagagttgttgtagaCGCTGATGGCTGTTGGGAGGAAGCATCctctgtagcagtctgtgttacagcagTTCATATTGAAACCTCTGACTGTTGCTGTAGAACAGTCTGTTGAAGAGGATGCTCAGAGTTGTGTGTAATATTTTGAAGAAGCCTTGATTGGAGCGCCATGTCCAGAGGTTCTACAGTAGTCTCCAGAACTGGTTCTGATCAGATGATGGCTAAAGCCAACAGTGACATCATCTTTAGATCTTTATCTCCATCTGATTGGTTTAGACACATCATCGCCACTAGGATGTCCGCGTTTAAGCCAACCATATACAGCGAGGTCCGGTTTCATTTTCcgccttttatttctttttctctctccctcaaCGTCCATTTTGCGTTTTCCCCTCCCGGTAGAGACGAGTCGGCCTCGGCTACCTTTTACTACCACGAGAAGACGGAACCCGGGCCGACGCAGGAGAGCCGGCCCAAGTCGCCGTCGGCCTCGGACCGAGACGGCCTGCTGAGGGAGTGGATGTACTACAGAGCTCTGAAGCACGGCGAGAGCGAGTTCCCCCTGAGGAACAAGCAGGTCAGTTGAAATCTGCAGCGTCATGCAGAGAGGGCCGGACACTGATGGATTTCATCACTTCTCAATTTTCAACACACACAGCAGGCTTTACAGTGAAATAACCACAtcctttctctgtctctctttattttttttctaggtaACAGGCCCACTCAACATAAATGTgcattttcaaaagtattcatttccTTTGAATTTTAGCTCTATTTAAATTAGGGCTTCTACAggtttcacaaacacaaatttaagacTTCTTAAGACCACCGTCAATGGTAATAATaatggaatttaagacctatTTCTCCACAGAAACGTATGAAAGTCATCCAACAAACTGGTGAAAAACTCGCATAATTTATCCACCATAGacgcaaaaaaaaacaactaactaaCTAGCTAGTAGAAGCATGTTAGCAGTTATTTAGCGGTATCCTTGACCGCATCGTGTCAAAGAATCTACAAAGGTGTGACTCAAATCTTGGCCTGACAGAAACGTCGCACGAGAAAAATGTACAGGAGAtgacatgaaagaaaataaattatataatccTGGCAATAGGGTCttcaagttttatcacaatattttgcgGTACTATTGTAATAACGATAAAGTGACTTAGAACTATCTGTTATGTCTTTGACTTGATGTAATAAAGTCTGTATGACTGACTGTTGTGTCAGAAattatagccccacaaacacaaatattgctctTGACTAACATTCTCGTTTGTCATGTGcctctttaggacaccagtcacatgaaggagtgtgatttgtatcactaagctGAACACGGCAactatattttcaaattcattgGACAAGCAGTGCAGGAAATGAAACAGTCAACCGTGACAATAAGAGCGTGTTTGGTCGGTTTTAagcattaattggaatttatagcaacaataataaatcagaattcTTAAGACACTTatcgcgataaatgataaacgatacgataaatgccctcCCGTGCCTGTGATTGACATCTTAAAGGccaacttaattttaaaaaataataatttcagacattttaaggccttaattttacactttttaaggACACTCGGACATTC contains:
- the pla2g7 gene encoding platelet-activating factor acetylhydrolase isoform X1 produces the protein MYFNGEFVQIAVKTIYNWAKTEQWRYTLGFFAMGSSCSNHLGIPPPKGPNHVGCTDFMMDHTAQGSFFRLYYPCQETEKAEKPDWVPNMEYFYGLADFMKINRTWSEKIFEYLFGSYKIPAYMDAPFKSSEKCPVVIFSHGLGAFRTLYSAICVELASQGFIVASVEHRDESASATFYYHEKTEPGPTQESRPKSPSASDRDGLLREWMYYRALKHGESEFPLRNKQVKQRADECILALDKLTQMNSGVAVQNVLQTPFDYTTLENSMDLCRTAVIGHSFGGATVIESLCKEVKFKCGVALDAWMVPLDDEIFPRVKQPIFFINSEKFQWAGNISRMKKLDCTVIDRKMITIRGTVHQSFPDFTFLTGNWIGKLMKLKGEIDPELAIDLSNKATLAFLQRHLRLEKDFNQWDPLIDGQDENLIPGTNVILLQSSM